From Permianibacter aggregans, a single genomic window includes:
- a CDS encoding substrate-binding periplasmic protein yields MSMLRWTIRYRRRCATPSRAHRRFGRWAWLLVWLTGTALCCERPLRAPDHDETASPDFRFMVIVARTAGCTIERLPELTRHSRRLMLLEQGEVDVLSLASLRPKRVRYAHFSDPYRMERIGLFARADSTLASLTLFDLPNVDGDVLAPEGWFGDEWVKVSRTIKRKHRLTRYSDFQHGLQLLHATPPRGVVMMGDVDLILLASEQHRRPPPRLLGTPFKVEPVHFMFSRKSVAPETVARFNAALKAHPDFFKALSERRPAIN; encoded by the coding sequence TTGAGCATGCTGCGATGGACGATTCGATATCGCCGCCGATGCGCCACCCCTTCCCGAGCGCATCGACGGTTTGGCCGCTGGGCTTGGCTGCTGGTGTGGTTGACCGGCACAGCCTTGTGCTGCGAACGCCCATTGCGGGCACCGGACCACGACGAAACCGCGTCGCCGGATTTTCGCTTCATGGTTATCGTCGCCCGCACCGCCGGCTGCACGATTGAACGCCTACCCGAACTCACCCGTCATTCCCGACGACTCATGTTGCTCGAACAAGGCGAGGTGGATGTACTGTCGTTGGCGTCGCTGCGCCCCAAACGGGTTCGTTATGCTCATTTTTCCGACCCTTATCGGATGGAACGCATCGGCCTTTTCGCCCGCGCCGATAGCACATTGGCCAGCCTGACGCTGTTTGACCTACCGAATGTTGACGGCGATGTGCTGGCCCCGGAGGGCTGGTTCGGTGATGAGTGGGTGAAAGTATCGAGAACGATCAAAAGAAAACACCGGCTGACACGCTACAGCGACTTTCAACATGGCCTGCAGCTACTACACGCCACACCGCCACGCGGCGTAGTCATGATGGGCGATGTCGATTTGATTCTACTGGCCTCGGAACAGCACAGACGACCACCACCACGCTTGCTTGGCACGCCCTTCAAGGTCGAGCCGGTGCATTTCATGTTCAGCCGGAAATCAGTAGCGCCGGAAACCGTGGCGCGCTTCAACGCTGCGCTGAAAGCGCACCCCGACTTTTTCAAAGCGTTGTCTGAACGACGGCCAGCGATTAATTGA
- a CDS encoding substrate-binding periplasmic protein: MRHAVVAVLCMLFLPVVEAQSSCARPLRTAFPVAEPSFRLQEAQTPDFRFLQYTAKRLGCEISVVPAPVSFARRQRMLAEGEIDVLTLASVREDRLAFAYFSDAYRAETYRIYVRPDSPWKQLDWATLFNTEHTIIAPAGGWFGNKWQQAIPLLIEQHRLQPYHSINQGLRQLYASPPRGEWFMADELILPYVVRGSGFPMPRPLDFVINSESSHLMFSKRSVPAELVQQFNRQIAMNRNFFESERFLAVSPY; encoded by the coding sequence ATGCGTCATGCTGTAGTTGCCGTGCTATGCATGCTGTTCTTGCCTGTCGTCGAGGCTCAATCGTCTTGCGCTCGGCCACTGCGTACTGCGTTTCCCGTCGCCGAACCAAGCTTCCGCCTGCAAGAAGCCCAAACACCAGACTTCCGTTTTCTACAATACACCGCCAAGCGGCTTGGTTGCGAAATTTCTGTGGTACCGGCACCGGTCAGTTTCGCGCGGCGCCAGCGCATGCTCGCCGAAGGCGAGATCGACGTTCTGACCTTGGCATCGGTGCGCGAAGACAGACTAGCTTTTGCCTATTTCTCAGACGCCTATCGGGCCGAAACCTATCGAATTTATGTCCGTCCGGATTCACCATGGAAACAACTCGATTGGGCCACACTGTTTAATACTGAGCACACAATTATTGCCCCTGCCGGCGGTTGGTTCGGCAATAAATGGCAACAGGCGATACCGCTGCTTATTGAACAGCATCGCCTGCAGCCCTATCACAGTATCAATCAGGGATTGCGACAACTGTACGCATCGCCACCACGCGGCGAATGGTTTATGGCCGATGAATTAATTTTACCGTATGTCGTGCGCGGTAGCGGTTTTCCGATGCCGAGGCCGTTGGATTTCGTGATCAATAGCGAGTCGTCGCATCTGATGTTCAGCAAACGCTCGGTGCCCGCGGAATTGGTGCAGCAATTCAATCGGCAAATCGCGATGAATCGAAACTTCTTTGAATCCGAGCGCTTTCTAGCGGTATCGCCATACTGA
- a CDS encoding S9 family peptidase, translating to MMKAHGKSVRHWLLLLSVLLFTACREPPEPVATPALEANVAAAPTVGVPLIPRADLFGNPEKAAADISPDGNWLSWLAPHQGALNIWVAPIADLSLAEPVTDAGAHGVDSYEWAGNSSHIVYYQDRNGVEDFHLYSVNVVTKKVIDLTPQANISAFIQHNSPQFPDHLVIAINDRGDRSLHDLYLVSVHDGSRQLLYQNERFAQLYLDDNYQLHFASENEADGGFRIYQLNADKQWQPFSHIPMQDALTTWILRIEDGGKGLLWVDSRNRDKAAVYRQDAKTAEMKLIFESGRADVEYIDLHPITHEVRAVSVNYLRRQWHLLDESFRADFDYLSRLHEGELQLLNTSRDDKRWLVAYQDDNHPSRTFLYDRIGKLATRLFITRPVLDGLPLASMQALEIGARDGMTLISYLSLPFDADPDNDGKPTTPLPMVLIVHGGPWDRDYWGFNQEHQWLANRGYAVLSVNFRGSTGFGKQFVNAGNQEWGGKMQTDLLDAVQWAIKNGIADESKIAIYGGSYGGYATLVGLTQTPNTFACGVDIVGPSDLQTMIQYFPAYWKSFQEQWLHRVGDPSTETGRALLKSRSPLHFVEQIKKPLLIAQGQNDPRVSARESEQIVNAMLNRNMPVTYLVFPDEGHGFLRPENDRAFYAISEEFLARCLGGRVQMPGGDLQGSSVQIRVGEQWVPASAEAMRAPTEVLSKTPPEQAAAH from the coding sequence ATGATGAAAGCACACGGAAAATCCGTTCGGCATTGGTTGTTGCTGTTATCAGTATTGCTGTTCACCGCTTGTCGAGAACCACCCGAACCGGTGGCCACACCGGCGCTGGAAGCCAATGTCGCGGCGGCCCCGACGGTCGGTGTGCCGCTTATCCCGCGTGCCGATTTGTTCGGCAACCCGGAAAAAGCGGCAGCCGATATTTCACCAGATGGCAACTGGCTGAGCTGGCTGGCGCCGCATCAGGGCGCGCTGAATATCTGGGTGGCGCCAATCGCTGATTTAAGTCTGGCCGAGCCGGTCACCGATGCCGGTGCTCATGGTGTCGATAGTTATGAATGGGCCGGCAACAGCAGCCATATCGTTTACTACCAGGATCGTAATGGCGTTGAGGATTTTCATTTATACAGTGTCAATGTGGTGACCAAAAAAGTCATCGACTTAACGCCGCAAGCAAACATCAGTGCATTCATTCAACACAACAGCCCGCAGTTTCCAGACCATCTGGTCATCGCCATCAATGATCGTGGCGATCGCTCTTTGCACGATTTGTATCTGGTGTCGGTACACGATGGCAGTCGGCAATTGCTGTATCAGAACGAACGATTCGCGCAACTGTACCTTGATGACAATTACCAACTGCATTTCGCCAGCGAAAATGAGGCCGATGGCGGATTTCGTATTTATCAGTTGAACGCCGACAAACAATGGCAACCGTTCAGCCATATTCCGATGCAAGACGCGTTGACCACCTGGATCCTGCGCATTGAGGATGGCGGCAAAGGCCTGCTCTGGGTGGATAGCCGCAATCGCGACAAGGCGGCGGTTTATCGGCAAGACGCCAAAACGGCGGAAATGAAACTGATTTTTGAAAGTGGCCGGGCCGATGTCGAATACATCGACTTGCATCCCATCACTCACGAGGTGCGCGCCGTTTCGGTCAATTATTTGCGCCGGCAATGGCATCTGCTTGACGAAAGTTTTCGCGCCGACTTCGACTACCTGTCGCGATTGCATGAAGGTGAGCTGCAATTGCTGAATACCAGTCGCGACGACAAGCGCTGGTTAGTCGCTTATCAGGATGACAATCATCCGTCGCGAACGTTTTTGTATGACCGCATCGGCAAGCTGGCGACGCGCTTGTTTATCACTCGTCCGGTGTTGGACGGCTTGCCACTGGCCAGCATGCAGGCACTGGAAATTGGCGCCCGCGACGGCATGACTTTGATCAGTTATTTGTCGCTGCCATTCGATGCCGATCCGGACAACGATGGCAAGCCAACCACGCCATTACCGATGGTGCTCATTGTTCACGGCGGCCCTTGGGATCGTGATTATTGGGGATTCAATCAAGAACATCAGTGGTTGGCTAATCGCGGCTACGCTGTGCTCAGCGTCAACTTTCGCGGCTCGACTGGTTTTGGCAAACAATTTGTCAATGCCGGCAATCAGGAATGGGGCGGAAAAATGCAAACGGATTTGCTTGATGCCGTGCAATGGGCAATCAAGAACGGCATAGCCGATGAGAGCAAAATCGCTATTTACGGCGGCAGTTATGGTGGCTATGCCACGTTGGTCGGTTTGACGCAAACACCCAATACCTTTGCTTGCGGTGTTGATATTGTTGGCCCTTCCGATCTGCAAACGATGATTCAGTATTTTCCGGCCTACTGGAAAAGCTTTCAGGAGCAATGGCTGCATCGGGTAGGCGATCCCTCAACGGAAACGGGTCGTGCGTTGCTGAAATCCCGTTCACCTTTGCATTTTGTTGAGCAAATCAAAAAACCGCTGTTGATCGCGCAAGGCCAGAATGATCCACGAGTCAGCGCTCGCGAGTCTGAGCAAATCGTCAATGCGATGCTGAACCGTAATATGCCAGTGACTTATCTGGTGTTTCCTGACGAAGGGCATGGCTTTTTGCGACCGGAAAATGATCGGGCGTTTTATGCGATCAGCGAGGAGTTTCTGGCCCGCTGTCTCGGTGGTCGCGTGCAAATGCCTGGTGGTGACTTACAAGGCAGCAGCGTGCAGATTCGGGTTGGTGAGCAATGGGTGCCGGCGAGTGCCGAAGCGATGCGGGCGCCAACCGAAGTGTTAAGCAAAACGCCACCGGAACAGGCGGCAGCACATTAG
- a CDS encoding GGDEF domain-containing protein, whose translation MSLHFPTLNLFVLTLLLAASVVFAVIRLQYPKRPGIGFWLIGCLALASGYLVRWWHSESDPSENYWLAGVLYLSGNLAIWVGLMRFLGHRPRWSANGTLLLFAAVWLVVAWFSYPQQVAASLLLSAAACGLSYQVVKAAAAPIPNFTRQFVAAIFLVSAIVLAARGLAMFGGFPFAHLPVEQQSALGSIPSTALIMLRCFALLVLLHAIQEWRLQELAELDPLTGLLNRKGFWDKTHRKLDRLAPTGRATVMMSDLDHFKQINDQHGHACGDLVLKAFAKQLKSMMRPDDVVCRIGGEEFAVLLCDLDDRQAAHVAERIRQHWQQTRLQHEGKEIHATVSIGISPSAQPPLQLEALLKQADQALYQAKAQGRNRVAMALAQASAA comes from the coding sequence ATGAGCCTGCATTTTCCAACACTCAATCTTTTTGTTCTGACGCTGCTGTTGGCCGCCTCGGTCGTGTTTGCCGTTATTCGTCTCCAATACCCAAAACGACCGGGTATCGGCTTTTGGCTCATCGGTTGTTTGGCCTTGGCCAGCGGTTATCTGGTGCGCTGGTGGCACAGCGAATCTGACCCTAGCGAAAACTACTGGCTGGCCGGCGTGCTGTATCTGAGCGGCAATCTGGCGATTTGGGTCGGGTTAATGCGCTTTCTCGGCCATCGCCCTCGTTGGTCGGCAAACGGCACACTGTTGTTGTTCGCTGCCGTTTGGCTTGTTGTTGCGTGGTTTTCCTATCCGCAGCAGGTTGCCGCCAGCTTGTTGCTTTCTGCAGCCGCCTGCGGCCTTTCCTATCAAGTGGTGAAAGCAGCAGCAGCACCGATTCCAAACTTTACCCGTCAATTCGTCGCGGCGATTTTTCTGGTGTCGGCAATCGTGTTGGCAGCACGTGGTTTGGCGATGTTCGGCGGCTTTCCTTTTGCGCATTTACCGGTGGAACAGCAAAGCGCACTCGGCTCGATTCCGTCCACGGCGCTGATCATGCTGCGCTGTTTTGCCTTGCTGGTTTTATTGCATGCCATTCAGGAATGGCGCCTGCAGGAATTGGCTGAGTTGGATCCGCTGACCGGTTTGCTGAACCGCAAAGGTTTCTGGGATAAGACGCACCGAAAGTTGGATCGTCTTGCACCAACGGGCCGCGCAACGGTGATGATGTCCGATCTCGATCACTTCAAACAGATCAACGATCAGCATGGCCATGCGTGCGGCGATCTGGTGCTGAAAGCGTTCGCCAAGCAACTGAAAAGCATGATGCGCCCCGATGATGTTGTCTGTCGAATTGGTGGCGAAGAATTTGCCGTGCTGCTATGTGATCTGGACGACAGACAAGCGGCGCACGTGGCCGAGCGAATACGCCAACACTGGCAACAAACCCGCTTGCAACATGAAGGCAAAGAAATTCACGCCACCGTCAGCATTGGTATCAGCCCTTCTGCGCAGCCACCGCTGCAACTGGAAGCCTTGTTGAAGCAAGCCGATCAGGCCTTGTATCAAGCGAAAGCACAAGGCCGCAATCGGGTGGCGATGGCACTGGCGCAAGCCAGTGCCGCTTGA
- a CDS encoding sulfurtransferase TusA family protein → MSEPIIVDARRLLCPLPVIRLQQAVKKAPKGSLIRVLATDPGVQNDIPAWCRVHQLQVVRLEQIDREWVVEVQA, encoded by the coding sequence ATGTCTGAACCCATCATTGTCGATGCCCGTCGCTTGTTATGTCCGCTACCGGTCATTCGTTTGCAGCAGGCGGTAAAGAAAGCGCCGAAAGGTTCGCTGATTCGCGTGCTGGCGACCGACCCCGGTGTGCAGAACGATATTCCGGCTTGGTGCCGGGTGCATCAGTTGCAGGTGGTGCGCTTGGAACAAATTGATCGGGAGTGGGTAGTGGAAGTGCAAGCCTGA